The following coding sequences lie in one Silvanigrella aquatica genomic window:
- the rbfA gene encoding 30S ribosome-binding factor RbfA yields MATKRMLQMAEQIREHIALMLVRGEIADPRVRGVTLNSVKMSPDLQVAKVYFSVLGEKSKRQEAEKGLKQAAGFIRRELGKNLLVRYTPAVVFHYDDSIEYSVKMGALISKVSDELREDEKNRDKSPENNQTEDK; encoded by the coding sequence ATGGCTACCAAAAGAATGTTACAAATGGCAGAGCAAATTCGTGAACACATTGCTTTAATGCTTGTGCGCGGCGAAATTGCCGATCCTCGGGTTCGTGGAGTGACTCTCAATTCCGTTAAGATGTCTCCCGATTTGCAAGTTGCAAAGGTTTATTTTTCAGTTCTTGGCGAGAAATCGAAGCGCCAAGAAGCTGAAAAGGGCTTAAAACAAGCGGCTGGTTTTATAAGGCGTGAGCTTGGTAAAAACTTGCTGGTGCGTTATACGCCCGCGGTGGTGTTTCACTATGATGACAGTATAGAATATTCTGTTAAAATGGGCGCACTTATTTCTAAAGTGAGCGATGAGCTTCGTGAAGATGAAAAAAATCGGGATAAATCCCCTGAAAATAATCAAACCGAAGATAAATAA